From Bufo gargarizans isolate SCDJY-AF-19 chromosome 10, ASM1485885v1, whole genome shotgun sequence, the proteins below share one genomic window:
- the LOC122920988 gene encoding fibulin-7-like has translation MLTTVLLLSLSLQLLGDCEGQACPEQSEALRVLRQVQKLLTDHEASYLQGMRTFSRRLHQLRGQLQRREDKDSCPQLKPPRHGRILGRKRKAGHELHFLCDPGYQLTGSESRTCMDNQTWSGQPAICSELRSPTNTSSLRPATCSTFQGVQHCACDPGYGIQSGGLCQDIDECGLYQGKANSKICVHECVNTPGSYHCVCPRGYLLDAQPNSCKDVDECVSDPSACPGGGQCVNLYGGFTCVQPECPKPKMNTTYVKISSHQCERTPCPLGSSSCLDAPHSISFHYIPLQSQLPVPRVLFTMTAPRSQADSQRFTLTRGKGHRSLEVRQAGRHRGELLLTKSVSGPAELQVDVEMAEMSPQGLLGRHVFTVTLFVSQYTF, from the exons ATGCTGACCACCGTCCTCCTCCTGAGCCTCTCCCTCCAGCTGCTGGGTGACTGTGAGGGGCAG GCCTGTCCGGAGCAGAGTGAGGCCCTCAGGGTCCTGCGCCAGGTCCAGAAGCTGCTGACTGACCACGAGGCCTCGTACCTGCAGGGGATGAGAACGTTCAGCAGGAGGCTCCATCAGCTCAGGGGGCAGCTGCAGAGGCGGGAGGATAAAG ACTCCTGTCCACAGTTAAAGCCGCCGCGTCACGGTCGGATACTGGGAAGAAAGCGGAAGGCAGGACATGAGCTGCATTTCCTGTGTGACCCAGGCTACCAGTTGACCGGCTCTGAATCCAGAACCTGCATGGACAACCAGACTTGGAGCGGACAGCCTGCCATCTGCAGCG AGCTACGTTCTCCGACCAACACCTCGTCCCTGCGTCCGGCCACGTGTTCCACCTTCCAGGGAGTTCAGCACTGCGCCTGTGACCCCGGATACGGCATCCAGAGTGGAGGCCTCTGTCAGG ATATAGATGAATGTGGTTTGTACCAAGGAAAAGCCAATTCAAAGATCTGTGTGCACGAATGTGTGAACACGCCTGGGTCATACCATTGTGTGTGTCCGCGGGGGTATCTCCTGGACGCGCAGCCAAACAGTTGTAAAG ATGTAGATGAATGTGTCTCCGATCCGTCGGCTTGTCCTGGAGGAGGGCAATGCGTTAATCTGTACGGGGGCTTCACGTGTGTCCAGCCAGAGTGTCCCAAACCCAAGATGAACACTACGTACGTCAAGATCTCCAGCCA CCAGTGCGAGCGGACCCCGTGCCCCTTGGGAAGCAGCAGCTGTCTGGACGCCCCCCACTCCATCTCCTTCCACTACATCCCTTTACAGTCCCAGCTGCCGGTCCCCAGGGTCCTGTTCACCATGACCGCGCCGCGCTCCCAGGCGGACAGCCAGCGCTTCACCCTGACACGGGGAAAAGGTCACCGCAGCCTGGAAGTACGACAAGCCGGCAGACAccggggagaactgctgctcacCAAGTCCGTGAGCGGCCCGGCCGAGCTGCAGGTGGACGTGGAGATGGCGGAGATGTCACCGCAGGGCCTACTGGGGAGGCACGTGTTCACCGTCACACTGTTCGTGTCGCAGTACACCTTCTAG